One stretch of Malus domestica chromosome 14, GDT2T_hap1 DNA includes these proteins:
- the LOC114820862 gene encoding ABC transporter C family member 10-like produces MGEHFWSLYICSNSECSTEAGNECSSGNSAITNPDSCINNILVIAADVLLLFILLCMFTCKLSSRKVMAPSQSHTISSASIISATFNAGLALAYFGFGIWTIVKKVNADQTVFPLHGWLALLFQGFTWLLLAFFISLNKPQPQETVITKSCSILGFLIAVFLSSSSIWKAIVEEAVSVKIVLNIFYFPGSILLLFSAFQGSNFAKGDSEIDGDAFYKPLQGAESDKIGEISSDDNVTPFAKAGLCSSMSFWWLNSLMKKGKQKVLENEDIPQLRQDDQARTWYFIFMEQLNKRKEADPSVQPSILSIIFHCQRKAILISGLFALIKTLTTSTSPLFLMAFIKIIEGNAALKYEGYALTFGLFVVKIIESLSERQWYFKTRLMGLQVRSLVSAAIYQKQLRLSNAAKMTHSPGEIVNYVTVDAYRIGEFPYWFHQIWTTSLQLCLSLLIVYFSVGLAIAAALAVLLLSALASSPLVKLQHEYQTKLMVAQNRRLKAITEALSNMKILKLYSWETNFRNVIEGLRTEELKLVYQVLSQKGYNMALFWASPLFVSAVTFWTCYFLGFTLSPSNVFTFLATLRLVQEPIRLTADVFGAFIEAKVSFSRIEKFLDAPELENRHTRKESCAADVEHSIVFRSPEISWGANPLKATLRNINLVVKPGEKVAICGEVGSGKSTLLAAILGEVPRINGIVQVYGKIAYVSQSAWIQTGTIQENILFGSVMDHVRYQETLEKCSLVKDLEMLPFRDLTQIGEKGVNLSGGQKQRIQLARALYQNADVYLLDDPFSAVDAHTATHLFNEYIMGALSGKTVLLVTHQVDFLPAFNSILLISSGKIFRSASYGELLASCDEFQGLVHAHHSTAGCERQVEYASTRQHKSSGEEIVKVKTVVQQTESSGDQLIKKEERETGDTGFKPYIQYLKQRKGFLYFSLSIFFHLIFIVGQLIQSYWLASKLQDYSVSRVKLFIVYTMIMCIMSFGVLLRVFCLVELGCGTSKSIFDTLLNSLFRAPMLFYDSTPVGRILSRVSNDMNIVDLEVAFKLGISVGSTLMTYSVYIVLVLITWPIVLLIIPTIYVTVLLQNYYFASAKELMRMNGTTKSALASHLAESIAGSLTIRAFGEEDRFFSKNLEFIDANASADFNRFSVNEWLIERLELLCAIILSASALAITLIQFDASSSGFIGMALSFGLSLNLYLVVSVQFQCMLENSMISVERVEQYMHIPSEAPEIIEENRPVHSWPTVGKVEIHDLKVRYRPNAPLVLRGINCIIEGGYKIGIVGRTGSGKTTLISVLFRLVEPTEGRVIVDDYDICKIGLHDLRSRFGIIPQDPTLFNGSVRFNLDPLSEHTDHEIWEVLEKCQLREVIEEKEEGLDSLVVQDGTNWSMGQRQLFCLGRALLKRSRILVLDEATASMDNATDSILQKTIRTEFANCTVITVAHRIPTVMDCTKVLAISDGRIVEYDEPMKLMKNEGSLFGQLVKEYWSRAAIAGIHSDD; encoded by the exons ATGGGGGAGCATTTCTGGAGCTTATATATTTGCAGTAATTCTGAGTGTTCAACTGAGGCCGGAAATGAATGCAGTTCTGGCAATTCAGCCATTACCAATCCAGATTCATGTATCAACAACATTTTGGTCATTGCAGCTGATGTTTTACTTCTGTTTATCTTGTTATGTATGTTCACATGCAAATTATCATCAAGGAAGGTTATGGCACCGTCACAGTCTCATACCATCTCTTCAGCGTCAATAATCTCGGCCACCTTCAATGCTGGTTTGGCTTTAGCTTACTTTGGTTTTGGGATATGGACAATCGTCAAGAAAGTAAATGCAGACCAGACCGTTTTTCCCCTCCATGGATGGCTAGCTTTGCTCTTCCAAGGGTTCACATGGTTGCTTCTAGCTTTTTTCATAAGCCTCAACAAGCCACAACCACAAGAAACTGTGATAACAAAATCTTGTTCAATACTTGGCTTCTTGATTGCAGTTTTTCTTTCAAGTTCATCAATTTGGAAAGCTATTGTGGAGGAGGCAGTATCGGTTAAGATTGTTTTAAACATTTTCTACTTCCCTGGATCAATTCTTTTGCTATTTAGTGCATTTCAGGGAAGCAATTTTGCAAAAGGCGATTCAGAGATCGACGGTGACGCCTTCTACAAACCATTACAAGGTGCAGAGTCTGATAAAATAGGTGAAATCAGTTCAGATGACAATGTAACACCTTTTGCAAAAGCAGGGTTATGCAGCTCAATGTCATTTTGGTGGTTGAATTCGTTAATGAAGAAAGGTAAGCAAAAGGTTCTCGAGAATGAAGATATTCCACAGCTGCGGCAGGATGATCAAGCAAGAACGTGGTACTTCATATTTATGGAGCAATTGAACAAAAGGAAGGAAGCAGATCCGTCTGTTCAACCTTCTATCTTGTCCATTATTTTTCATTGCCAGAGGAAAGCTATTTTGATTTCGGGATTATTTGCTCTGATCAAGACTCTCACCACGTCAACCAGTCCACTGTTTCTCATGGCCTTCATTAAGATTATTGAAGGCAATGCAGCTTTGAAATATGAAGGTTATGCACTGACTTTTGGCCTCTTTGTTGTGAAAATCATTGAGTCACTGTCGGAGAGGCAATGGTATTTTAAAACTAGACTGATGGGGCTTCAAGTGAGATCATTGGTGTCAGCAGCCATATATCAGAAGCAACTACGACTCTCGAATGCTGCCAAGATGACACATTCTCCTGGTGAGATAGTGAATTATGTGACGGTGGATGCTTACAGAATCGGCGAGTTTCCATACTGGTTTCATCAGATATGGACCACAAGCCTTCAGCTGTGCCTTTCATTACTTATCGTTTACTTCTCTGTGGGTCTGGCAATTGCTGCAGCTCTAGCTGTACTCTTATTGAGTGCACTAGCAAGCTCACCATTAGTGAAGTTGCAGCATGAGTATCAAACGAAGCTCATGGTAGCACAAAACAGAAGGTTGAAGGCCATAACAGAAGCACTTTCAAATATGAAAATCTTGAAATTGTATTCCTGGGAGACAAATTTTAGGAATGTGATAGAAGGTTTACGAACGGAAGAATTAAAATTGGTATATCAAGTGTTGTCACAAAAGGGATATAATATGGCTCTATTCTGGGCATCTCCTCTTTTCGTATCGGCAGTCACTTTTTGGACATGCTACTTCCTTGGGTTTACACTCTCTCCTAGTAATGTTTTCACATTTTTAGCAACTTTACGCCTTGTTCAGGAGCCTATTAGGTTGACTGCGGATGTTTTTGGAGCATTTATTGAAGCAAAGGTTTCATTTTCTCGGATTGAGAAGTTTCTCGATGCACCAGAGTTGGAGAACAGACATACAAGGAAAGAGAGCTGTGCCGCAGATGTTGAGCATTCCATTGTATTTAGAAGTCCTGAAATTTCATGGGGCGCTAATCCTTTAAAGGCTACATTAAGGAACATAAATTTGGTGGTGAAACCGGGTGAGAAGGTAGCAATTTGTGGAGAGGTTGGCTCCGGTAAATCAACCCTTTTGGCTGcaattcttggagaagttccaCGCATCAATGGCATT GTTCAAGTATATGGGAAGATAGCGTATGTTTCTCAGTCTGCATGGATTCAAACCGGAACTATTCAAGAAAACATTCTGTTTGGGTCTGTTATGGATCATGTTAGGTACCAAGAAACACTTGAGAAGTGTTCTCTAGTGAAGGACCTTGAGATGCTTCCGTTCCGCGATCTAACTCAGATAGGAGAAAAAGGTGTCAATCTAAGTGGTGGGCAGAAGCAGCGCATCCAACTTGCGCGTGCACTCTATCAAAATGCTGATGTCTATCTCTTGGATGATCCTTTCAGCGCAGTTGATGCCCATACGGCGACACACCTTTTCAAT GAATATATCATGGGAGCTCTGTCAGGGAAGACGGTTTTACTTGTGACACACCAAGTGGATTTCCTTCCAGCTTTTAATTCTATCTTG TTGATATCTTCGGGGAAAATCTTTAGATCAGCTTCTTACGGAGAGTTACTCGCTTCTTGTGACGAATTCCAAGGCCTTGTCCATGCACACCACAGCACTGCTGGTTGCGAGAGGCAAGTGGAGTACGCTTCTACTAGACAACATAAATCATCTGGGGAGGAGATTGTGAAAGTTAAAACTGTAGTACAGCAAACGGAATCTTCAGGAGATCAATTAAttaagaaagaagagagggagACCGGGGACACTGGTTTCAAACCATACATTCAGTACTTGAAACAACGCAAGGGATTTTTGTACTTCTCCTTGTCAATCTTTTTTCATTTGATATTCATAGTCGGCCAATTAATTCAATCCTATTGGTTGGCTTCCAAGCTTCAGGATTATAGCGTATCAAGAGTCAAACTATTCATTGTGTATACAATGATAATGTGCATCATGTCATTTGGTGTGCTTCTTAGAGTCTTCTGCTTAGTTGAATTAGGATGTGGAACATCAAAATCCATTTTCGACACACTACTCAACTCTCTTTTCCGAGCACCAATGCTGTTCTATGACTCGACACCAGTGGGAAGGATACTTAGTCGG GTCTCTAATGATATGAACATTGTCGACCTTGAAGTAGCTTTCAAGTTGGGGATTTCTGTTGGTTCAACTTTGATGACATACAGCGTTTATAtagttttggttttgattacTTGGCCAATCGTGCTTCTGATTATACCCACGATTTATGTTACTGTACTACTTCAG AATTACTACTTTGCTTCTGCAAAAGAGTTAATGCGGATGAATGGCACGACTAAGTCTGCGCTTGCAAGCCACCTTGCCGAATCTATTGCTGGATCCTTGACAATCAGAGCTTTTGGAGAGGAGGATCGGTTCTTCTcgaaaaacttggaatttattGATGCAAATGCAAGTGCTGACTTCAATAGGTTTTCAGTGAATGAGTGGTTGATCGAACGTCTTGAATTGCTATGTGCGATTATTCTCTCAGCCTCAGCACTTGCAATCACTTTGATTCAGTTTGACGCATCTTCCTCTG GTTTTATTGGGATGGCACTATCTTTTGGTCTGTCCTTAAATTTATACCTCGTAGTTTCAGTCCAATTCCAATGCATGCTAGAGAATTCAATGATATCAGTAGAAAGAGTAGAGCAATACATGCATATTCCCAGTGAGGCTCCAGAAATAATAGAAGAAAACCGACCTGTGCACAGTTGGCCAACTGTTGGTAAAGTGGAAATACATGATTTAAAG GTACGATATAGGCCAAATGCTCCGCTAGTTCTTCGTGGGATAAACTGCATAATTGAAGGAGGGTACAAAATTGGGATTGTTGGCCGGACTGGAAGTGGGAAGACTACTCTTATCAGCGTTTTGTTTCGTTTGGTGGAGCCTACGGAGGGAAGGGTCATTGTCGATGACTATGACATTTGCAAAATCGGGCTTCATGATTTAAGATCGCGTTTTGGGATCATACCACAAGATCCAACACTGTTCAATGGATCTGTGAGATTCAATCTAGACCCCTTATCAGAACATACTGATCATGAAATATGGGAG GTTTTAGAGAAATGTCAGTTACGCGAGGTCattgaggaaaaagaagagggCCTGGATTCTTTAG TTGTACAAGATGGAACAAACTGGAGCATGGGACAGCGACAACTATTTTGTTTGGGACGCGCTTTGTTGAAGAGGAGCCGGATACTAGTCCTTGATGAAGCTACTGCGTCAATGGACAATGCAACAGACTCTATTCTGCAGAAAACTATAAGAACAGAATTTGCTAACTGCACTGTAATAACCGTGGCTCATAGGATACCAACCGTGATGGACTGCACTAAAGTACTTGCTATTAGTGATG GGAGAATAGTAGAGTATGATGAGCCAATGAAGCTGATGAAGAATGAGGGCTCATTGTTTGGGCAGCTAGTCAAAGAATACTGGTCTCGCGCTGCCATTGCCGGCATCCACTCAGACGACTAA